In one window of Tumebacillus algifaecis DNA:
- a CDS encoding tRNA1(Val) (adenine(37)-N6)-methyltransferase — protein sequence MTFEMREGERLDDLQVRGMQIIQSKEVFSFSLDAVLLARFASLRNKDRVIDLGTGNGVIPLLLAARSSASRAEIVGLEIQARLADMAQRNVEGNRLQEIINIVHGDTREAVQTFGSESFDLVVCNPPYRPAGVGDQSLNEHVKIAKHEITCTLEQAMDAAAGLVRYEGKVAFVHRPDRLADIFTAMRARKLEPKRMLLVHPRPDNRPNIVLVEAIKGGRPELRIDPPLIVHQADGSYTEEILALYAGRGELAT from the coding sequence ATGACATTTGAAATGCGCGAAGGGGAGCGCCTCGACGATCTGCAGGTGCGGGGGATGCAGATCATTCAGAGCAAAGAGGTGTTTTCCTTTTCACTAGACGCGGTGTTGCTGGCCCGCTTTGCCTCACTGCGCAACAAAGACCGCGTGATCGACCTTGGCACCGGCAATGGCGTGATTCCCTTGTTGCTCGCCGCACGCAGTTCAGCGTCGCGCGCGGAGATCGTCGGCTTGGAAATCCAAGCGCGTCTCGCAGACATGGCGCAACGCAATGTGGAAGGCAACCGCTTGCAAGAGATCATCAACATCGTGCACGGCGACACGCGCGAGGCGGTGCAGACGTTTGGCAGCGAGTCGTTCGACCTCGTCGTCTGCAACCCGCCGTACCGCCCGGCGGGCGTTGGAGATCAGAGCTTGAATGAGCATGTCAAGATCGCCAAGCATGAGATCACCTGCACGTTGGAACAGGCGATGGACGCGGCGGCTGGGCTGGTCCGCTATGAGGGCAAGGTGGCGTTCGTGCACCGACCTGATCGGCTTGCCGATATTTTTACTGCGATGCGCGCGCGCAAGTTGGAACCGAAGCGAATGCTGTTGGTTCATCCGCGCCCGGACAATCGTCCGAACATCGTGCTGGTCGAAGCGATCAAAGGTGGCCGACCGGAACTGCGGATCGACCCGCCGCTGATCGTTCATCAAGCAGATGGATCATATACGGAAGAAATACTTGCACTCTATGCCGGACGAGGAGAGTTGGCCACATGA
- a CDS encoding tetratricopeptide repeat protein, whose protein sequence is MSWQLEIEHGYELYRQGDHRATLAHFARLRDAYPEVAQVWNESGAMYDRMGEEEQAAPLYERALALGLAGEELLDCLICLGSTYRNISRIEDAVRCLEEAQRLEPGNLAVRAFLSLALVEAGRGVEAVQILGQTLLQESQDANLQRYARALGTYFAASGKQSENG, encoded by the coding sequence ATGAGCTGGCAATTGGAGATTGAACACGGGTACGAACTGTACCGCCAAGGGGATCATCGCGCGACGCTTGCTCATTTTGCCCGCCTGCGGGACGCGTACCCGGAAGTGGCACAAGTGTGGAACGAATCGGGGGCCATGTATGACCGGATGGGTGAGGAGGAGCAAGCCGCTCCGCTCTATGAGCGGGCATTGGCGCTCGGTTTGGCGGGCGAAGAGTTGCTCGATTGCCTGATCTGCCTCGGTTCCACCTACCGCAACATCTCGCGCATCGAGGACGCTGTGCGTTGTCTGGAAGAGGCGCAGCGGCTTGAGCCCGGCAATCTGGCTGTCCGCGCGTTTTTGAGTCTCGCATTGGTCGAGGCGGGGCGAGGGGTGGAAGCGGTGCAGATCCTGGGGCAGACGCTGCTGCAAGAGTCGCAAGATGCCAACCTGCAACGATACGCGCGGGCGCTGGGGACCTATTTTGCAGCGAGTGGTAAGCAGAGCGAAAACGGCTGA